CATAGACCATTGCAGAATACGCAAGGTCTACCATGAGTTCGGAAGTATCCTTCATCTCAGTCAAAAGGTCTATAAGATTCCTTGGACTGTATCTGAATTCTTTAGGGAACATGGTCTCTGTATCAACTCTACCTTATTGTTAGTGTGTATAAGTATATACCTCATAGTAATTATTAATTTTTGAATTATTCCTAATTGAAAGGCTTATTAAATTAAATATAAATGTTCCTGATAAAAGTGATGCTATTAAGTTGCATCCCATTTATAAAATCTCCAGCAAATGCAGGGCTATGAAGATTCCCATAACCCCCACAAGGTCTCCAAGACTCGCTATAATAGGTATAACAGTATCATCAGGATCTATCCCGAAGCGGTGAGAAGCAAAGGCGATGACAATCGTTGCAGAGTATACAACTGTAAGTTCTATAACAACTGCAATAAGGCTGATTTCTAGCAGGGTAAGGAAAGACATCCCAAACCCCATAAATTTACTTGCAATGAAAACCAGCACACTGACGGAAATTGAAGAAACAAAGCCCACAATTGCTGCTGCAGTAACGCTGTTATGTACCACGGGGTTTCTGTAAATCCGGTCCCCAAGTCCCATATGGAAGGCAGATGA
The Methanosarcina sp. WWM596 DNA segment above includes these coding regions:
- a CDS encoding magnesium transporter, which produces MRKKGSQTSYYTVSGIIQRGLPVLSITCVIGIIVGQILNTRENSLLSMPAILILIPSLIKIGGDTGSMLGARLSSAFHMGLGDRIYRNPVVHNSVTAAAIVGFVSSISVSVLVFIASKFMGFGMSFLTLLEISLIAVVIELTVVYSATIVIAFASHRFGIDPDDTVIPIIASLGDLVGVMGIFIALHLLEIL